The Cyclobacterium amurskyense genome contains the following window.
GCCCGCCAAGCATACAAAAGATAATTTAGCTGAGGCTGAGGGGTAGCAATAAAAGGTGCTTTTAATCTTTAAACTGCACCAATGTTACCCCTGAACCTCCTCTATCTGCATGTTCATCCGAAAACCCGGCTACTGAAGATGATTCTCTAAGGAGATTCCTGGTAAGCTCTCTAAGAATACCATCCCCTTTACCGTGGATTACTTTTACATCATTGATGCCTAGCATAAATGCATCATCAATGAAATTCTGAACCAACATAAAAACCTCTTCCCCTCGTTTACCCCTGATATCCAGGTTAGGTGAAAAATTTGCCATTTTAGAAGAGGTATCATAGCTTATTCTTTTCGCTATTGCTTTCTTTTCCTTTTTAAGAGAAGTATTTGATATTTTTTCCAATCGATTTAACTTCACTGTAGATTTGAGATCCCCAATGGTAACGGAAGCTTGCTTTCCTTTAATCTCCAACACCTCAGCCAAGGCGCCATTGTCCTTGATCCTAACCTGATCTCCTGCTGTTATGGTGCCACCAACCACCTTGATGGTTTCTTTGCGCTCAACTGGCTTCTTCTCTGGCTTTATGGCCTCTTTATGCTCATCCAGTTCCTTCCTTATTTGTTTGGTCGCTTCCTTATTGGCTTGAGACTCTTTAATCGATCGTATCGTATTCTCTATTTTCCTATTGGTATCATCTAGTAATACCTTGGCTTGCGCTTTTGCTTCATTTAAAATGACCTTTTGTTGACTGTCCAGGGTTGCTTTCAACGAATTGTATTCCCTAAGTTTAATCGCCAGCAATCTATCTTTACGCTCCACCTCAGCCATAAGGTTTTCGTATTTACTTTTCTCACTCTCCACTTTCAAAAGCAACTTGTCATACCTCACACGCGTCTCTCCAATCTGGGCTTTGGCATGAAGAACGATCTCTTTGGGAATACCTATTTTCCCTGCAATTTCAAAGGCAAAAGAACTTCCCGGCTTTCCTATTTCCAGTTCATATAACGGTTCAAGCCGATCTACATCAAACCTCATTGCTCCATTTACCATGCCCTGACTTTTTGAGGCCAATTGCTTTAGGTTACCGTAGTGAGTGGTCACCAATCCAAAAGCACCAGACTTATTCAATGCAATCAAAATGGCTTCTGCTATCGCTCCTCCAAACTGAGGTTCAGTTCCTGTCCCAAATTCGTCAATAAAGAACAAGGTTTTCTTATTGGCATAAAAGGTAAAGTGCTTCATGTTCATCAAGTGTGAACTGTAAGTACTTAGATCATTTTCTATATTTTGTTCATCCCCTATGTCTATAAAAAATTGATCAAAAATAGCACATTTAGATTTGGGTTCCATTGGAACAAGCAAACCACACTGGTACATGAACTGAACAAGTGCAACTGTTTTAAGTGTGACTGATTTACCACCTGCATTGGGGCCTGAAATAACCAAAACACGGTTATTTGGATCCAGCTTGATGGTAACCGGCACAATCTCTTTTTGTTGCTGTTTCAGGGACATTTCCAGCAATGGATGCCTAGCTTTTATCCAAGACATCTCCCTCTCCTTAACCATTTCCGGATTAATCCCATTAATTTTAATGGCAAACTTGGCTTTGGCTCTAATGAAATCAATCATTCCAAGAAAATAAAAGGCCCTTCTCAGGGTTGGAATGTATTCTCTAAGTTCATCCGTTAGCTTTGTGAGAATCTTCTGAACTTCTCTTCGTTCCATGTACAAGAGGTCCTTGATATCATTATTGATATCCAAAACTTCTGCTGGCTCAAGGTATACCGTTTGTCCAGTTGCAGACTCATCATGGATAAACCCCTTAATGCGCCTTTTATACTCCGCCAGTACAGGGATCACCATTCGGCCTCCCCGAATAGTAATAGAGGCATCTTCAGGAGTAAACCCTTGCGATTTTGCAGACCTATAGATACTATCCAAAACCTTGCGAATTCTATTCTCTTCGTAAGCAAGCTGGGTTCTGACAATGTTTAACTCCTTGGAGGCATTGTCCTTTATTTTTCCTTTGTCATCAAGTACCTTATTTATACTAAACTCCAATAGTATATCCTCCTCTACCATCCCAAGTAGCTGATGCAGTTGAGGATATTCTTCTGCATTTTTCTTAAAAAAAAGTACACATCCCGCAAGGGTTTTGAGCCCAAGACGAATTTCATGAAAGTCCTCTTCAAAAAGAAAAGTCCCCTCAATCTTGGCTTTATTGAGGTAAGGGTAGATATTAATATAGTTATTGCTAGGAAAAGGATCTCCCGAGACTAAAATCTGTCTGAATTCCTCAGTCTGCGTGAGCAATCTACTGAGTAATCGTCGATCCTTAGAAAAAGCTATTTTTTTAACAAAGTCAGCACCCAGAACACCTGTGCATTCTTGTCTAATTAAATCTTTGATCTTATCAAAGTCAATCTTTTCCTCCAAATTATCAGGATACAATTTCATTTATGGTTGTAGGTTTTGCTGTGCTTCTTTTTCTTTAACTGACAATGAATCAATTGCCCGTTCATATAAATATTCCATTTTGGTAGCATCTCTCAAATAATATTCCAGACTTTTAATGTAAACTGAGTCAGGAATACCATGTTTTTCAAAAATGCGTCTTTCTAAAATCGGATAAAGGATTTTAGTAGAGTCATATGGAATGGAGAGAGACTGCACAAACCCCTCTGTCAGATGTATATCCACAAGGATATTGACCATATCATCTTCTGACAAGATGTTGTCTGATCCATCATTTTCATGACAAGAGATCGTCCCGAAAAGAAAAGCAAAAGCTATATATAGGTGTTTCACATTCCAAAATTACCTAATTCCTTTTAAAATTGGCAATAAGTAAAGGCTAAGTCGTTTTATTATTCGAATGAGACTGCTAAATTAGGCCTCTGATTAAAAAATAAAGATGAACCAACTGTTAAAAAAGCTAAGAAAATATGAAATCCTACTCAGAAAAGTGGCTAATAGTCACCTTCAGGGGGATCACCAGTCTATTTTCAAAGGTGCTGGGCTGGAGTTCGATGATCTTCGCCCCTATCAGTATGGTGACGATGTAAGAACCATAGAATGGAAAGTTTCTGCAAAAGGTCATGGCACTTTTGTTAAAACGTTTAAAGAGGACAAAGATCAAAGCGTCTACTTCCTTTTGGACGTAAGCGGATCTCAAGATATTGGCAGTAAAGTGCGTAAAAAAATCGACCTTGGAAAAGAAATTGCCGGTGTATTGACTTTGGCATCCATACATGACGGTTCACAGGTAGGACTAATAGGTTATTCAGATCAAAAAGAAAGTATCATCCTTCCGGGAAAAGGAACTCGACAGGCGGTGAAGGTTATAAAAGGGATCTTTAGCAAAGACAACAAATCAAAAAAGACAGACCTTAATGGTATGTTTACATTTTGTCTTAACCTCATTAAGAAAAGATCAATTCTTTTCGTCATTTCTGACTTTATTGATGAAGGTTACGAAAGACCTTTAAAAGCCCTGGCATTCAAACATGATTTAGTGGTATTACAAATGACAGACCCAATAGAATCTGCTTTACCATCCCTAGGGATTATACCTGTTTTTGATAAAGAAGAGGGTAAAACCACCTGGGTAAATACTGCATTTGGTGGATTTTCGAAAAAAATCGCCACCTCATTTACTTCTGACAGGGTGCAACTTAAAGATTTTTGCAAAAAAAATCAGATCAATTACCTACAGATAGCCACAGATCAAGACATCGTCCTACCTTTGATGGAATTATTTAAGTTGAGAAATAAAACCATGAAACGTGGATAGAATAGTAAAACTATGTTATTTAGTTATCTTTCTTATCTCATCTATTCCTATGGCTCAAGCCCAGGATGTTGTAGTAGAGGGATATTTTTTGCAGGATTCTGCAAAATTAGGTGAAAGGGTAGGCTATGTTTTAAAATCACGCTACCCAAGTGATTTGCCTGTAATATTTCCAGACTCAACCTATGACTTTGGCAACTTTGAGTATTTGGACAAACAAATATTTTCTTCCTATTCGGAGGACAGTATTAGTTTAGACAGTGCTGTTTATTGGATATCTAATTTTTCATTGGATTCCGTGCAAGCTTTTCGAATGCCTGTATATGAAGTATTGAATTATGACAGCATCAGCCACTTCCCTCCAGCTGCTAACCTGGCGCTTACCCTTACCATTGATGAGATACCCGAGGAGTTGGCCTTTGAAGAGAACAATAGCTATTTAAATATTCCTCAGGCATTCAATTACCCTTATTTAATCATTGGCGTCTCGATTCTGGTAATCTTACTAGTACTTGCTTTCGTCATATTTGGTAAGGGAGTATTCAATCGCTGGAAAGCCTATAGAGAAAGAAAAAAATGGCGCAAATTCATCTCCAATTGGGATAACTCAATGAATGACCTTGTTCAGCAACCGGACATTAAGAAAGCTGATGAATTATTAGGTTTGTGGAAAAATTATTTGGAGAATTTAACGGGACTGCCCTATAAGGAGTGGACCTCCACTGAAATTTCCATCCACCTGAACAAACCTGAAATAATAAAAGATTTTAGAAAAATCGAACTGATTATATATGCCAATCGGGTAGATGATAATATTCGGGAAGCCTGTGATAATTTATTAAAAATATCAGAAGGTCTATTGGAAGAAAAAATAGAAAAAATTTACAATCATGACTGATGTCTCTTCCTTTTTCTCTTGGAGTTGGTTTACACCAGAAACCCTCCGAAGTTTTGAGTGGGAAAACTATTCCTTGCTCCATTTAATATGGATCATTCCAATAGTGTTATTAATCAGAAAGTTTATAAAACTGCTGAAAAAGCCAGTATTAGAACTATCTCTTCCTAAAATTGTTGCTTCCAACAATCCTTGGACCTACCTGCGCCTCATTCCATCGTTTTTCTTTCTTCTCGCGTTGTGGATGGTGGTGATTGCACTTGCTAGACCTCAGCGCACTAATGAAAAAGTAGAACAGTATACTGAAGGTATTGATATCATGTTGGTAATGGATATATCCGAATCCATGGATTTACAGGACTTCACTCCCAATAGATTGGAAGCTGCCAAAGAAACGGCTATAGATTTTATCAATGGTAGGATTGCTGACAGAATTGGAATGGTAATATTCTCCGGTGAAGCATTCTCCCTAGCTCCTCTTACTACAGATTACGAACTTCTGACAGATTTGGTCAACAGTATTACTTTTAATATGATGGATGCCAAGGGTACGGCCATTGGCAGCGCGGTATCTACAGGTATCAACAGAATGAGAGAATCTGAAGCCAAATCCAAAGTAATGGTATTGCTTAGTGATGGTGACAATAACGCCGGTAATGTTGATCCAGTTTTTGCCGCTCAGTTAGCCGAAGCTATGGATGTTAAGATCTATACCATTGCTGTCGGTAAAGACGGAATGGTACCCTATGGAACTGATTTTTTTGGGCGGCCACAAATGATCGAAAGTTACCTCAATGAGGAAACATTAAGAAATATAGCCAGAATCACAAAAGCTGAATTCTTTAGAGCTTCTGATGACAAAGCCCTAGAAAATATATTTAAGCGAATAGATGAATTAGAAAAAGCTGAAATTATAGAATCCAGGTACAAGGAAACAATGGATTACTATAGACCTTACCTCATTTGGGGCATACTCTTTTTCTTTGTTTGGATGGCTTTAAAAAGTACGTTTTTCAATAACTTCCTCTTGGATTAAAACAATAAAAAACCGACTTATTACTAAGTCGGTTTTTTTATTGAAGAGTGGGTTATCAACTCATCTCCCAGCCAGTTCTTACTGGTTCTTTAATGTATTGATCAACTTCTCCTATTCCAGTTGCTTTGAGGTTCTTAGCATCCCAATTGATTTTCTGTCCTTTCATCCTAAGGGAAAGCACCCCTAATAAGGTGATTTCTGTCAAGTGAGCCCCGTATTCAAAGTTAGAACTCGCCGCAGGACCACCCTTAATTGCGTTCACCCAATCTCTAAAGTGACCTTTTGATCTAGGGATTACCTCCTTAGGTTTTTTCATATTAGCTGCCAAGCTCTCTGGGAAAACATGAGGTACACGATCTCCACCATTCACAATTATTCCTTTATCTCCAACGAATAATGTAGCTCTGGAAGGCCACTTGTAGCCTTCTGGTAAATATTGGTGCAACTGTGGTTTGAGCCCTCCGGAATACCATGTTAGCTGTATAGGTTTACCAGTATTATTGTCCGGGAAGTTATAGTAGCCTATTTCACCATATGGAGCGATGTTTTCATTGCTGAATCCCGCAGGAAAAACTTCAATGGTATCCGGGTGCCCAAGTTCAAACGCCCAAGTAGCAGCATCCATATCGTGGCATCCGAAATCCCCCAAAGCACCGCAACCAAAATCCCAAAAATCTCTCCATGTTACAGGAGTATACCATTCATGAAAAGGTCTATTTGCAGAAGGTCCAAGCCAAAGATCCCAGTCAAAACCATGAGGTTTTTGGGTATTGGTTGTAGGTACTGCTTGCATTTCATCTATCCACCTTGAGGCGGGTACCCAAGAGTGAGTTTCTTTTACTTCTCCTATGACACCTGCTCTTAGGTATTCTACTGTCTGTCGAATACCATCAGTGCTGTGTCCCACATTTCCCATTTGAGTAGCTAAACCAGTCTCCTTAGTAAGGTCTTTGATCATCCGGGCTTCCCATATATTATGTGTAAGTGGTTTTTCGCAATAGACATGCTTTCCAGACTTCATAGAAGCATAAGTAATAACAGCATGGGTATTGTCTGGTGTAGAACAACAAATTGCATCCAAGCCTTTTTCCTTCTCAAGCATTTCACGAAAATCCAGATATTCATTTACCTTAAAATTCTCGGTTTTATCTTCATAATGGTCTTCCACCATTCGTTTTACTGGATGTCTACCTGCAATGGACTTGTAGTAAAAATTAGCCAAGTCCCAGTATTCAGCAGGATCAGCTATAGCTGTAATTTGTACATCATCTAACTTCATCAAGTCTTGGGCATTTTGCCTTCCTTTGCCCCCTACCCCTATCATTCCAACATTTACCTTGTCACTTGGCGCCACATGTCCTTTACCTCCTAACACAAACCTTGGGACAATAAAAAATCCCGCTGCTGCTAAGGAAGAACTTTTAATGAAATCCCTCCTTGAATCAGGAGTTTTATTATTATTTGGTTTTTCAAGCATCGTTAATTTTTTTGATTAAATAAATATAAAAAAACTATCTATAATTTCCTTTTTGGATATTAATTAAAGTTCAACCCCTTAGAGCTTATACTTTTGTTTGGCATTGTGGTGATATAGTTTTTGCTTTTCATTTGGTGTCAGGGCATGGGCCATTTCATAAAAGTCATGTACCCATTTTTGGTAACTTGCAGCCCTTAATAAAACCGGCCAATCTCCCCCAAAGAGTACTCTATCCATACCAAATACATCTAAAACAGTTTCAAAATAGGGTTTCATTTGATCTATACTTTCCTCTGAGGGATTTGTTTTGGTTAGCATTCCTGAAATTTTACAGGACACATTTTCCAATTTAGAAAAGGCTGAGATGCCTTTCCTCCAGTCTTGCCATTCATTGTTTCCAATATCAGGATTTGCAATATGATCCAAAACTATAATTTGATCAGGGTGAGCTTTGGCAAACTCATATGCAGCTGGAAGGTCCTTTGTACGAATATTGAGATCATAAGACCATCCAAACCTACTAAGCAATTTCACCCCTTCTAAAAATGCCTTATGATTAGGCATAAAAGCTTTGCGAATACCTTTTACAATTTTTCTTTCGGCCAAAGCCTCCATTTCCCTCAGACCAGAAGCTCCTTTTTCTAAAGGGAAATAGGCTACCATTCCTGCAATTCTCTTGTCTCTTTCTTGAATTCCCAGCACCCAATCTACCTCCTGTAAGTATTGGTTTGGTGCGCGTCCACATTCTACAAATACCATTTTCTCTATTGGCAATCCTGCAGTTGCCTCGTGATAATCTGCTATTAAGAAATTCCGAGATAGGGGATTTTCAGGATTTTTCAACCAGGGGTAATCCAAATGACCTAAATCCCATAAGTGAAGATGGGTATCTATCAAAGGGATTTTATCCTTATCTAAGTGCTGTAAATCTAAAAAAGGAGCACTATCCTGCAGTGCCAATGCGCTACAGGCTAAGCCTCCCTTTTTCATAAATGTTCTCCTATCCATCTAGTGAATTCCACTTCCCTTAAGCAGGGATTTCGGGAGTATTTAATTTTGCAATGGATTTATCTATCTCTTCCTGACTAAGTTCATGACTTTTAATTTTACCAGAGAAATAATCATCATAGGCCTTCATGTCAAAATTCCCATGTCCACAAAGATTAAATAAGATGGTTTTGGAAACACCTTCTTCCTTGCACTTTTTGGCCTCTTTGATAGCTGTGGCAATACCGTGATTGGCTTCAGGAGCTGGAATAATACCTTCCGACCTTGCAAAAAGTACACCTGCTTCAAATATTTCCAGGTTGTCATGCGCCTGGGCTTCAATCAGCTTATCTTTTAGCAATTGACTTACAATCACGCCTGCACCGTGGTATCGAAGTCCTCCTGCATGAATAGGGGCTGGGATGAAATCATGTCCAAGTGTATACATTGGCAATAATGGTGTCATACCTGCTGTATCTCCAAAGTCATATCTAAACACTCCTCGAGTAAGTTTAGGGCAAGATGAGGGCTCACTCGCTATACAACGTATATTTTTACCCCCCTCTAAGTTTAATCTTAAAAACGGAAAAGAAAGCCCCGCGAAGTTTGATCCTCCACCAAATGGAGCAATTACAACATCCGGCATATCACTACCTGCTTTTTCCAACTGCTTGATGGCCTCTAGTCCAATAATAGTTTGGTGCAACTTCACATGGTTAAGGACACTTCCCAGAGCGTATTTTGTATCCTCCCTGGTTGCAGCCATTTCCACTGCCTCCGAAATAGCAATACCAAGACTACCTGGAGAATCTGGATGCTCTGCCAGAATTCTTCTCCCGGCTTCGGTTCTGTCTGATGGAGATGGGTAGACATTAGCACCCCAGGTATTCATCATCATTTTCCTATAAGGCTTGTCATTATAGGAAAGTCTAACCATATAAACATCACATTCAATCCCGAAATGCTGGCAAGCAAAGCTCAAAGCACTACCCCATTGACCTGCACCTGTTTCCGTGGTTATTCTTTTTACCCCTTCTTGTTTATTGTAATAAGCTTGGGGAATAGCCGTATTTGGCTTATGAGAACCCGAAGGACTGACTCCTTCATATTTATAATAAATCTTTGCAGGTGTATCTAAAGCTTTTTCCAGACCATAAGCCCTGTACATTGGAGTAGGCCTCCATATGGAATACATATTTCTAACTTCATCAGGAATCGAGACCCACTTATCAGTGGTCATCTCTTGTTTGATCAAGGCCTCTGGAAACAAAGGAGCCAAAGCTTCAGGCCCAAGTGGTTCCATGGTTCCTGGATTTAATGGCGGCAATGGCTTGTTAGGCATATCCGCAATGATATTGTACCAGTTTTCTGGTATTTCCCTTTCTTCTAAGTTAATTTTTCGGTTTTTCATTTAATAAATTAATAAAAGGTGACTGATTTTAACTTGACAAGCTTTCTAAACCCTAAATAGGCAAAGTATTTTCTAATATGCGATGTTATCGCTTTAAAACCAACCTATCTACCGCTATTTTCACGTTAAATCAGAAGTGGGAACGATCCTTCACCAAATAGGCAATTGTTTTTTTGATCTCACCCGGTCGCGTAAATAACCATAAAACCTACCTATATTTTCAGGTCTAAGGTTTTTTCTTCAAACTGCTATTGAGCACATAAGCCTCTATTCCTTGATTGTTAATCCCAACTAATAATATTTTGAGATGCGATAAATCTATTATGGCTGTGTTTTTTACATCTCCTAGAAACGCCAGTCCAGTTTTCCTTGGATCCACTGTTGAAAATTCACCCTTGCCATCTCCAAGGTAGACCTGACCAAAATTGGCGTCAATCATCCCCAATCTAAGCCGAGTGGTGTTCTGGTTTCCTCCAAGGATAAAATCCAAGTTCCCATCCCCATCAATATCCATCACACTAATGGTAAAAACAGGCGCATATTGCGCCTCAACAGGCAATTCATGCCTAAGGAACTTATTGCCTTTGTTCTCTAGGTAAATTGTTTTTAGCTCATTGATCTCCAATTTATTTGCTTGTTTAAGAGCCTCTTTGCTAAATAAATCCTCAAGCTTGGCTTTTGAAAATGAAGCGTAATCAGTGAATTTGCTGCGCATTCCATACATTTGATCCAACAATTCATCCCTACTCATAAAAGGAACAAGCGCTCCCTTATAATAATAGTTTAAAATTGGATCTACAGAACCATTGCCATCAAAATCAGCATAAACCAGTGTCAATGGCCCTTGATCAGTAGCTTTCAACTGACTATTGGTACCAAAATTCCCTACAATAAAATCTATATCCCCATCCTTATCAAAGTCTCCTGCTTCCAATTTTGACCATTTCCCTACCAAGGGTTTGTCAAAATATTCAGCCGTCTGCCCAATAAATGATTTTCCTTCTTGATTTACAAATACACTAATAGGCATCCAGTCTCCAATGACTACCAAATCCTGCCAACCATCCTGGTTTACATCTATCCAGGAGGCATCCGTAACCATCCCTAAAGTTGATATTTCAGGGAAAAATTTTTCAGTATGGTCTTCAAACTTTCCATTTCCATCGTTGATGAAAATAAAAGACGAAGCCGGTTTAGGATATTGACCAGGGACAGCTCTTCCCCCAATAAAAAGGTCCAAATCCCCATCATTATCAAGGTCAAATGGTTTAGCTACACTGTTACTGCTCAAAACATTTGGTAATGCATTGGCTTTATAATTAAAGTTTCCTCCACCTTGATTGATATACAATCGGTCCTTTAATTCCGGGGAATCTCTTTCAAAGTCATGGTACCCCCCATTTACGATATACAAATCCTGTTTACCATCACCATTCGCATCAAAAAACACGGCATCTGTAGTGGCACTGCCCTTCATGTCTGACAAATCCAGGCCTTGGGATTCCAAAAATTGTCCGGTGGAAACCTGAAAATACAATTTACCTTGTGTCTCTGAAGTACCTCCGATAAAGACATCAGAGTATCCATTATTATTCACATCCCCCACTGCAATTACAGGCCCACTTGGTGACAACATGTGAGACAATAGAGGTTGCCGCTTAAAATCATTGTACCCTGCTTCCACATGCTTAAAGGGTATAGGTGACACAATTTTGGTAAAAATAGAGGAGTTAATATTCTCAGGTTTAGCCTCTTTATCTAAAGCCTTGCGCTCATCTAACTGCAGCAATTGATTACTCGCAATATTTCTGATCCATTGTTGTTTTCCTCCAGGCCATGTAATTTTAAGAGAGTCAATATTATCAGCTGCACCAAGCCCTATGTGCAAAATATGACTTACAGAGGATTGAAAGCCTCTAGTGGGTTGCTGTTCAAAATATTGCTGCTGCTCTCCGATATAGACATTTATTTTAGCTCCAATACCACTGGTATTACTCCCCTCCCCATTCAACTTTAATTGGAGGTAATTGCCTTCATTTTCCTCAGGAGCTAAAACATTGGCGTAAATCCCCGCAAAGTCATTCAAATGATTGACTACCAAATCTAAAGATCCATCCCTGTTAAGGTCAGAATAAGCTGCACCATTAGAGAAATTTGGTTCTTCAAAGCCCCAATCCTCGGACACATCTTTAAAGATTGCCCCATTTTCATTTCTAAAAACATAATCATGAATCGGAGTGGAACTCATGCTGGTAACCAAATGGAGTGTATCGGCTTTTTCTTTTGCTCGGGCTTTACTGAAATAATAATCCCCTTTGTACTTTAAAAAATCCCTATTGGTATAATCTCTATAATAGCCATTACTAACAAAAAGATCTTTCCAGCCATCATTGTCAAAATCCGTAAAAAAAGCAGCCCAACTCCAATCGGTATTTGACATTCCAGATAGCTGTCCTATTTCGCTAAACATCCCAGTACCTTGGTTGATGTGCAGCATGTTTCGCATATTTTGATGATAAAAGCCTTTCATTACCATTAAGGCATATTGCTCATAATTTTCCGGCCCATACAGTAATTTTTGGCGTTCATTATCCTCAGGTAGCATGTCCAAAGTAAAAAGGTCTACAAGCCCATCATTGTTAACATCATTAAAATCAGAGCCCATAGAGTAATAGGATATATGCTGTAAATACTCCGTTAGTTTTTCAGAAAATGTGCCATCACCATTGTTTATATATAAATAATCCGGCTCTATATAATCATTTGAGATGTGAATATCAGGATAGCCATTACCAGTAATATCTGCAATTGCTATTCCAAGACCAAAGCCCATGGAATTCCCAATAATACCTGCTTCTTCACTTACATCGATATATACTCCATTGTCATTTCTGAAAAACTTATCTCCAGCAAGCGGATTCCTATCCTTTCTTTTCGCGTCAAAATCTATTTCATTGATTACCTGAGTATTGTGATTGAGCAAATACATGTCAAGATCTCCATCCAAATCAAAATCGAAAAAAGCAGCTTGAATACTATTGGCAGTGTCGGCTAAACCATATTTTTCAGCCTCATCTATAAAAGTATTGTCCTTTTGATTGATCAGCAATTCATTTTTTCTGGAAGAAGCATCACCCTTTCCTGAATAACAAACATAAATATCAAGGTAACCATCCCCATTGACATCAACCATGGTCGCTCCAGTAGTCCACGCATCTTTACCTAGTGTTCCAGACGATTTTCCTATATCCTTGAACTTAAAGTCTCCTTGGTTTAAATAAAGCTTATTAGAAGTCATGTTACCTGTGAAAAACAAATCATCAAGACCATCATTATTAATATCACCTATGGCAACACCTCCACCATTGTAAAAATACTCATAGGTTAAAATATTGGTTTGCTGACTCTCTACCAATTTGTTTTGAAATTTCACTCCAGATTTTCGACTGGAAATCTTTTCAAACCCTTGGGCTATCACACAAAAATGAATGAAGTAAAGGAACAATACTAGAACGAAATATTTATTATGGTTTTTCATAATTCAATCTTCCCCCTACTTTTTGGGTTATATTTGAATGCGGGGTAACAGTAGTAAATCTACATTTTTTATGGGGTTCGCACAATAGCACAAATTGCACTCTAAAACGTTGAAAATAGACTTTTTATAGATTTATTCTTCAGGACTCGATTTATTAGTAAAAATCAAAAAAATTCAATCCAGCGCTGTAAAATGACTTTATAGGTTTTGATAAAAAAACTTGCTTAATATAAGCTATCTACTCTCCCGTATTAGCGATATTCTCAAGTTTAGCCAGTCAAAAATTAATTCAACCATTGGGGTTCCCCCCATAAGTCAAGTTTTCCAATAATCCGCTCCAACTCTGGCTTGCTCAACATTTAAAATTTCATTATAATT
Protein-coding sequences here:
- a CDS encoding amidohydrolase family protein, with protein sequence MDRRTFMKKGGLACSALALQDSAPFLDLQHLDKDKIPLIDTHLHLWDLGHLDYPWLKNPENPLSRNFLIADYHEATAGLPIEKMVFVECGRAPNQYLQEVDWVLGIQERDKRIAGMVAYFPLEKGASGLREMEALAERKIVKGIRKAFMPNHKAFLEGVKLLSRFGWSYDLNIRTKDLPAAYEFAKAHPDQIIVLDHIANPDIGNNEWQDWRKGISAFSKLENVSCKISGMLTKTNPSEESIDQMKPYFETVLDVFGMDRVLFGGDWPVLLRAASYQKWVHDFYEMAHALTPNEKQKLYHHNAKQKYKL
- a CDS encoding TrpB-like pyridoxal phosphate-dependent enzyme, whose translation is MKNRKINLEEREIPENWYNIIADMPNKPLPPLNPGTMEPLGPEALAPLFPEALIKQEMTTDKWVSIPDEVRNMYSIWRPTPMYRAYGLEKALDTPAKIYYKYEGVSPSGSHKPNTAIPQAYYNKQEGVKRITTETGAGQWGSALSFACQHFGIECDVYMVRLSYNDKPYRKMMMNTWGANVYPSPSDRTEAGRRILAEHPDSPGSLGIAISEAVEMAATREDTKYALGSVLNHVKLHQTIIGLEAIKQLEKAGSDMPDVVIAPFGGGSNFAGLSFPFLRLNLEGGKNIRCIASEPSSCPKLTRGVFRYDFGDTAGMTPLLPMYTLGHDFIPAPIHAGGLRYHGAGVIVSQLLKDKLIEAQAHDNLEIFEAGVLFARSEGIIPAPEANHGIATAIKEAKKCKEEGVSKTILFNLCGHGNFDMKAYDDYFSGKIKSHELSQEEIDKSIAKLNTPEIPA
- a CDS encoding VCBS repeat-containing protein; this encodes MKNHNKYFVLVLFLYFIHFCVIAQGFEKISSRKSGVKFQNKLVESQQTNILTYEYFYNGGGVAIGDINNDGLDDLFFTGNMTSNKLYLNQGDFKFKDIGKSSGTLGKDAWTTGATMVDVNGDGYLDIYVCYSGKGDASSRKNELLINQKDNTFIDEAEKYGLADTANSIQAAFFDFDLDGDLDMYLLNHNTQVINEIDFDAKRKDRNPLAGDKFFRNDNGVYIDVSEEAGIIGNSMGFGLGIAIADITGNGYPDIHISNDYIEPDYLYINNGDGTFSEKLTEYLQHISYYSMGSDFNDVNNDGLVDLFTLDMLPEDNERQKLLYGPENYEQYALMVMKGFYHQNMRNMLHINQGTGMFSEIGQLSGMSNTDWSWAAFFTDFDNDGWKDLFVSNGYYRDYTNRDFLKYKGDYYFSKARAKEKADTLHLVTSMSSTPIHDYVFRNENGAIFKDVSEDWGFEEPNFSNGAAYSDLNRDGSLDLVVNHLNDFAGIYANVLAPEENEGNYLQLKLNGEGSNTSGIGAKINVYIGEQQQYFEQQPTRGFQSSVSHILHIGLGAADNIDSLKITWPGGKQQWIRNIASNQLLQLDERKALDKEAKPENINSSIFTKIVSPIPFKHVEAGYNDFKRQPLLSHMLSPSGPVIAVGDVNNNGYSDVFIGGTSETQGKLYFQVSTGQFLESQGLDLSDMKGSATTDAVFFDANGDGKQDLYIVNGGYHDFERDSPELKDRLYINQGGGNFNYKANALPNVLSSNSVAKPFDLDNDGDLDLFIGGRAVPGQYPKPASSFIFINDGNGKFEDHTEKFFPEISTLGMVTDASWIDVNQDGWQDLVVIGDWMPISVFVNQEGKSFIGQTAEYFDKPLVGKWSKLEAGDFDKDGDIDFIVGNFGTNSQLKATDQGPLTLVYADFDGNGSVDPILNYYYKGALVPFMSRDELLDQMYGMRSKFTDYASFSKAKLEDLFSKEALKQANKLEINELKTIYLENKGNKFLRHELPVEAQYAPVFTISVMDIDGDGNLDFILGGNQNTTRLRLGMIDANFGQVYLGDGKGEFSTVDPRKTGLAFLGDVKNTAIIDLSHLKILLVGINNQGIEAYVLNSSLKKKP